A stretch of Fundicoccus culcitae DNA encodes these proteins:
- the rlmH gene encoding 23S rRNA (pseudouridine(1915)-N(3))-methyltransferase RlmH, translating into MNIEIIGVGKIKEKYLKQGIDEYLKRLQAYANVSIIEVPDEPTGDNMSETEVAMVLDKEAEKILSRIDSQRKVIVLAIEGKLITSEDLAKQLDDYATYGNSKVTFVIGGSLGLAQSVKDRADWLISFGRITMPHQLIRMVLTEQVYRAYRIINNHAYHK; encoded by the coding sequence ATGAATATCGAAATAATTGGTGTCGGAAAAATAAAAGAAAAGTATTTAAAGCAAGGCATTGACGAATACCTTAAACGACTTCAAGCCTATGCAAATGTCTCGATTATTGAAGTGCCGGACGAACCAACCGGAGATAATATGTCTGAGACAGAAGTGGCGATGGTATTAGATAAAGAAGCTGAAAAGATTTTGAGTCGAATCGACTCTCAGCGGAAGGTCATTGTTTTAGCTATTGAGGGCAAGTTGATTACCTCAGAAGACTTGGCTAAACAATTAGACGACTATGCTACCTATGGCAATAGCAAAGTTACTTTTGTTATTGGAGGCTCACTGGGGTTAGCACAATCGGTGAAAGACCGAGCAGACTGGTTGATAAGTTTTGGCAGAATTACCATGCCACATCAGTTGATCCGAATGGTGTTGACGGAACAGGTATATCGGGCGTATAGGATAATCAACAATCATGCGTATCATAAATGA
- the istA gene encoding IS21 family transposase has protein sequence MKEKQTIIKLYLDGLSKRKIALLTKKSRNTVDKYINEYERSKDEDVRNLPIAEDIVKPPTYKKRVGRRRVLLESIEVMLRDFIKENEWKKDHGMAKQQMKIVDMHEKLLERGYSISYTTVRNFINDEVAKTKEVFIRRHAEPGYEVEFDWGEIKLFIDEKMKTFSLAVFTLAHSNYRFARIYQSESQICVLDVHTKFISHIGFIPSVFTYDNMRTVVKSFIGTEKTMTDSMIHLSNYYQFKIRLCEPRKGNEKGHVERSVEFIRRKAFASTYRFSSLEEAETHLNNELEKLNQRFHHEHKVSHLELMQTEKEIIGPTIIAPFDVSEILECRVDKYSTVVIKQNHYSVPEGHVGKYIIAKLSADQVKLFIDGEIIATHKRNWGVHQWEMNIYHYLETFKRKKGAMAQSECLRQAPQQIKNLYHSHYIGKEKEFIALLHYMKDNNNFERVMAAVEELNGIRWGYVTTERILFLCEQSEPTGVSLERDETTNQSESNLRAYASLFHQVDKGVTQYG, from the coding sequence TTGAAAGAAAAACAAACGATTATAAAACTTTACCTCGATGGGCTAAGCAAAAGAAAAATTGCTTTACTAACGAAGAAATCTAGGAATACCGTTGATAAATATATCAATGAATATGAAAGAAGCAAGGATGAAGATGTTCGTAATCTTCCTATCGCAGAGGATATCGTAAAACCACCAACTTATAAAAAAAGAGTCGGTAGGCGGAGAGTACTATTAGAATCAATTGAAGTTATGTTACGTGATTTTATTAAAGAAAATGAGTGGAAAAAGGACCACGGCATGGCTAAACAACAAATGAAGATTGTAGACATGCATGAGAAGCTGCTCGAGCGTGGCTATTCTATTAGTTATACGACCGTTAGAAACTTCATTAACGATGAGGTGGCAAAAACAAAAGAAGTATTTATCCGACGTCATGCAGAACCAGGATATGAGGTTGAGTTTGATTGGGGAGAAATAAAATTATTTATCGATGAAAAGATGAAAACATTTTCTTTAGCTGTATTTACTTTGGCTCACAGTAATTACCGTTTCGCTAGAATTTATCAATCAGAATCCCAAATCTGTGTATTAGACGTTCACACAAAATTTATCAGTCACATCGGCTTTATCCCTTCGGTCTTTACTTACGATAATATGAGAACTGTTGTTAAAAGCTTTATTGGAACAGAGAAAACAATGACAGACAGCATGATTCATTTATCCAATTACTATCAATTTAAAATTCGTTTATGTGAACCACGAAAAGGAAATGAAAAGGGACATGTGGAACGTAGTGTTGAGTTTATACGTCGTAAGGCATTTGCATCAACTTATCGCTTCTCCAGTTTAGAAGAGGCTGAAACTCATCTTAACAATGAATTAGAGAAACTCAATCAACGTTTTCATCACGAACACAAGGTTTCTCACCTGGAATTGATGCAGACAGAAAAAGAAATAATTGGCCCTACCATAATCGCTCCCTTCGATGTTTCTGAAATATTGGAATGTCGAGTGGATAAATACAGTACGGTTGTCATTAAGCAAAATCATTACTCTGTACCAGAAGGTCATGTTGGAAAATATATCATCGCAAAACTAAGTGCAGATCAGGTTAAGTTGTTTATTGATGGAGAAATTATCGCAACACATAAACGTAATTGGGGTGTCCATCAGTGGGAAATGAATATTTACCATTACTTAGAAACATTTAAAAGAAAAAAAGGTGCCATGGCTCAAAGTGAATGTTTGAGACAAGCACCACAACAAATAAAAAATCTCTACCACAGTCATTATATAGGAAAAGAGAAAGAATTCATAGCGTTACTCCACTACATGAAGGACAACAACAACTTTGAACGTGTCATGGCAGCGGTCGAAGAACTGAATGGAATTCGTTGGGGATACGTTACCACAGAAAGAATTTTGTTTCTCTGCGAGCAATCAGAGCCAACAGGGGTATCTCTGGAAAGGGATGAGACAACGAATCAATCGGAAAGCAATTTGAGAGCCTATGCGAGTCTGTTTCATCAAGTAGATAAGGGAGTCACTCAATATGGATAA
- the merA gene encoding mercury(II) reductase codes for MNKFKVNIQGMTCAGCEKHVESALEKIGAKNIESSFRRGEAVFELPNEIEVESAIKAIDEANYKAREIEEVSSLENVALSNEDNYDLLIIGSGAAAFSSAIKAIEYGAKVGMIERGTVGGTCVNIGCVPSKTLLRAGEINHLSKDNPFIGLQTSAGEVDLASLITQKDKLVSELRNQKYVDLIDEYNFDLIKGEAKFVDASTVEVNGAKLSAKRFLIATGASPSLPQISGLEKMDYLTSTTLLELKKIPKRLTVIGSGYIGMELGQLFHHLGSEITLMQRSERLLKEYDPEISESVEKALIEQGINLVKGATFERVEQSGEIKKVYITVNGSKEVIESDQLLVATGRKPNTDSLNLSAAGVETGKNNEILINDFGQTSNEKIYAAGDVTLGPQFVYVAAYEGGIITDNAIGGLNKKIDLSVVPAVTFTNPTVATVGLTEEQAKEKGYDVKTSVLPLDAVPRAIVNRETTGVFKLVADAETLKVLGVHIVSENAGDVIYAASLAVKFGLTIEDLTETLAPYLTMAEGLKLAALTFDKDVSKLSCCAG; via the coding sequence ATGAATAAATTTAAGGTAAACATTCAAGGAATGACCTGTGCGGGTTGTGAAAAACACGTTGAATCAGCACTTGAAAAGATAGGTGCTAAAAATATTGAGTCTAGTTTTCGTCGTGGTGAAGCAGTATTTGAACTACCCAATGAAATTGAGGTTGAAAGTGCAATAAAGGCGATTGATGAAGCAAATTACAAAGCCAGAGAAATTGAAGAAGTATCATCACTAGAAAACGTGGCGTTAAGTAATGAAGACAATTATGACCTTCTTATTATTGGTTCTGGTGCTGCTGCCTTTTCATCGGCAATTAAAGCTATAGAATACGGTGCAAAAGTTGGAATGATTGAGCGTGGAACGGTTGGGGGAACCTGTGTGAATATTGGCTGTGTTCCGTCAAAAACTCTTCTTAGGGCAGGGGAAATCAATCATTTATCAAAAGACAACCCGTTTATAGGTTTACAAACATCCGCTGGAGAAGTGGATTTAGCTAGTTTAATCACGCAAAAGGATAAATTGGTGAGCGAACTTCGGAATCAAAAATATGTGGATTTAATTGATGAATATAATTTTGATTTAATTAAAGGTGAAGCAAAATTCGTTGATGCTAGTACGGTTGAGGTTAATGGGGCAAAGTTATCTGCAAAACGCTTTTTAATTGCAACAGGTGCATCGCCTTCGTTGCCCCAAATTTCAGGACTTGAAAAAATGGACTATTTAACTAGTACAACACTTCTTGAGTTAAAGAAAATACCAAAACGATTAACTGTAATTGGCTCAGGATACATTGGAATGGAGCTTGGACAACTATTTCATCATTTAGGTTCAGAAATAACGCTTATGCAAAGAAGTGAGCGACTTTTAAAGGAGTATGATCCTGAGATTTCAGAGTCAGTTGAAAAAGCGTTAATTGAACAGGGTATAAACCTTGTCAAAGGGGCAACTTTTGAGCGTGTTGAACAAAGTGGAGAGATAAAAAAGGTTTACATAACAGTAAATGGCAGTAAAGAAGTCATTGAATCAGATCAGTTACTTGTTGCCACTGGAAGAAAACCAAATACGGATTCTTTAAATTTAAGTGCAGCAGGTGTTGAAACTGGAAAAAATAATGAAATCCTGATCAATGATTTTGGTCAAACAAGTAATGAAAAGATTTATGCAGCAGGAGATGTGACGTTAGGACCGCAATTTGTATATGTAGCAGCCTATGAAGGTGGAATTATTACTGATAATGCTATCGGTGGATTAAACAAAAAAATAGATTTATCGGTAGTTCCTGCTGTTACGTTTACGAATCCGACGGTTGCAACGGTTGGTTTAACAGAAGAACAAGCAAAAGAGAAAGGGTATGATGTGAAGACATCTGTATTACCTTTAGATGCTGTTCCAAGAGCAATTGTAAACCGTGAAACAACCGGTGTATTTAAACTAGTAGCAGATGCAGAAACACTAAAAGTATTAGGGGTTCATATTGTATCTGAGAATGCAGGAGATGTCATCTATGCAGCATCATTAGCTGTTAAATTTGGCTTAACGATAGAAGATTTAACAGAAACCCTAGCACCATATTTAACAATGGCTGAAGGGCTAAAATTAGCTGCACTTACGTTCGATAAAGATGTTTCGAAATTATCTTGTTGTGCAGGCTAA
- the merR gene encoding Hg(II)-responsive transcriptional regulator, with product MIYRISEFAEKCGVNKETIRYYERKNLLQEPHRTEAGYRIYSYDDVKRVGFIKRIQELGFSLNEIYKLLGVVDKDEVRCQDMFEFVSKKQMEVQKQIEDLKRIETMLDDLKQRCPDEKQLHSCPIIETLT from the coding sequence ATGATTTACCGCATTAGCGAGTTTGCAGAAAAATGTGGCGTTAATAAAGAAACGATTAGATATTACGAGCGAAAAAATTTACTACAAGAACCTCACCGAACGGAAGCTGGTTATCGGATATATTCATATGATGACGTTAAGCGTGTTGGGTTTATTAAACGAATACAGGAACTTGGATTTTCTTTAAACGAGATTTATAAATTACTTGGTGTTGTAGATAAAGATGAAGTTCGTTGTCAAGATATGTTCGAATTTGTTTCTAAAAAACAGATGGAAGTTCAAAAACAAATAGAGGATTTAAAACGAATTGAAACTATGTTAGACGACTTAAAACAACGATGTCCAGATGAAAAGCAATTACATTCGTGTCCAATAATAGAAACATTAACATGA
- a CDS encoding ISL3 family transposase — protein sequence MSDLLSLPDIKTIEPPQENETDMMFKVEAVGPPERCPECGFDKLYKHSSRNQLIMDLPIRLKRVGLQLNRRRYKCRECGSTFWERLISVDEKRSMTKRLLKSIQEQSMSKTFVEVAESVGVDEKTIRNVFKDYVALKEREYQFETPKWLGIDEIHIIRRPRLVLTNIERRTIYDIKPNRNKETVIQRLSEISDRTYIEYVTMDMWKPYKDAVNTILPHAKVVVDKFHVVRMANQALDNVRKSLKAHMSQKERRTLMRERFILLKRKHDLNERESFLLETWLGNLPALKEAYELKEEFYWIWDTPDSDEGRLRYSQWRHRCMSSNSKDAYKDLVRAVDNWHVKIFNYFDKRLTNAYTESINSIIRQVERMGRGYSFDALRAKILFNEKLHKKRKPRFNSSAFNKAMLHDNFNWYEVNDHNITDNFGVDFSTLIKNLEKGDL from the coding sequence ATGTCAGACTTATTATCCCTACCAGACATTAAAACAATAGAACCACCACAAGAAAATGAAACCGATATGATGTTTAAAGTTGAAGCAGTCGGACCACCTGAACGTTGTCCTGAATGTGGTTTTGACAAGTTGTACAAACACAGTTCAAGAAATCAACTAATTATGGATTTGCCCATTCGTTTAAAGCGAGTGGGCTTACAATTGAACCGTAGACGATACAAGTGTCGTGAATGCGGATCTACCTTCTGGGAACGCCTAATATCTGTAGATGAAAAGCGTAGTATGACCAAAAGGCTTTTAAAGTCCATTCAAGAGCAATCCATGTCTAAGACCTTTGTAGAAGTCGCAGAAAGCGTTGGTGTTGACGAGAAAACTATTAGGAACGTTTTTAAGGACTATGTGGCACTCAAAGAACGTGAATACCAGTTTGAAACTCCTAAGTGGCTTGGGATAGACGAGATACATATTATCCGTAGACCTCGGCTTGTATTGACTAATATTGAACGCAGGACTATTTATGACATCAAGCCAAACCGTAACAAGGAAACAGTCATCCAACGTCTTTCAGAAATTAGTGACAGGACTTATATTGAGTACGTCACAATGGATATGTGGAAGCCCTACAAAGACGCAGTGAACACTATCCTTCCACACGCTAAAGTGGTCGTAGATAAGTTTCATGTAGTTAGAATGGCTAATCAAGCCTTAGATAACGTCAGAAAGTCTTTGAAAGCTCATATGAGCCAAAAAGAAAGACGTACCCTTATGCGTGAAAGGTTTATCCTTCTAAAGCGTAAACACGATCTAAATGAACGTGAATCATTCCTCTTAGAGACTTGGTTAGGTAATCTTCCTGCCTTAAAAGAAGCCTATGAACTCAAAGAAGAGTTTTACTGGATATGGGATACTCCTGATTCAGATGAAGGTCGTCTTCGTTATAGTCAATGGAGACACCGTTGTATGTCCAGTAACTCTAAAGATGCATATAAAGACCTCGTGAGAGCCGTAGACAACTGGCATGTCAAAATATTCAACTACTTTGATAAAAGGCTCACTAACGCTTATACGGAGTCAATTAACAGCATTATTAGGCAGGTAGAGCGAATGGGTAGAGGTTACTCGTTTGATGCCTTACGAGCCAAAATCCTTTTCAATGAGAAGCTCCATAAAAAGCGTAAGCCACGATTTAATTCAAGTGCTTTCAATAAAGCTATGTTACACGATAATTTCAATTGGTATGAAGTGAATGATCATAACATTACAGACAACTTTGGTGTCGATTTTTCCACACTTATTAAGAATTTGGAGAAGGGTGATTTATAA